Proteins encoded together in one Streptomyces sp. B1I3 window:
- a CDS encoding cation-translocating P-type ATPase: MPGTTAAEVPAAETSETELTIGGMTCASCAARVEKKLNRMDGVTATVNYATERARVSFGAGTALDDLVATVEKTGYTARPVRRTTPRPLRPDGASGLPGRAGGAPDHAETATDRVPARVDAETATDPVPERADAGTDAPERADADGALSALRRRLLVSVTLAVPVVLMAMVPALQFDNWQWLSLTLAAPVVVWGGLPFHRATWTNLRHGAATMDTLVSVGTLAAFGWSLWALFLGSAGMPGMRHGFAFTGARSDPSSTIYLEVAAGVVTFILLGRYLEARAKRTAGSALRALLHLGAKDVAVLRPGPDGRETEVRIPVGDLVVGDRFVVRPGEKIATDGTVLEGSSAVDASMLTGESVPVDTTTGDPVTGATLNTSGRLVVEATRVGGDTQLARMAELVENAQNGKAAAQRLADRISAVFVPVVLLIALATLVVWLLVTDDVTASFTAAVAVLIIACPCALGLATPTALMVGTGRGAQLGILIKGPEVLETTRAADTILLDKTGTVTTGRMTLGRVRTVSGTTEADVLRLAGALEHASEHPVARAVATGAAARTPAGLPSPTAFTNVPGLGVRGTVEGHEVLAGRPKLLADAGIALPPALAGAMTDAARQGRTALVVAWDGEARGVLEVADAVKETSAAAVAELRALGLRPILLTGDNRAVADAVAEAVGIDEVYAEVMPEDKVDVVRRLQAEGRSVAMVGDGVNDAAALAAADLGLSMGTGTDAAIEAGDLTLVRGDLKVAADAIRLSRRTLSTIRSNLFWAFGYNVAALPLAAFGLLSPMIAGAAMAFSSVFVVTNSLRLRSFT; encoded by the coding sequence ATGCCCGGCACCACGGCGGCCGAGGTCCCGGCGGCGGAGACCTCCGAGACCGAGCTCACCATCGGCGGGATGACCTGCGCCTCGTGCGCGGCCCGCGTCGAGAAGAAGCTCAACCGGATGGACGGCGTCACCGCCACCGTCAACTACGCGACCGAGAGGGCCCGCGTCTCGTTCGGCGCGGGCACCGCGCTCGACGACCTGGTCGCCACGGTCGAGAAGACGGGCTACACCGCGCGCCCGGTCCGCCGGACGACCCCTCGGCCGCTCCGGCCGGACGGGGCGAGCGGGCTGCCGGGCCGTGCCGGCGGCGCCCCGGACCACGCGGAGACGGCCACGGACCGTGTCCCGGCGCGGGTGGACGCGGAGACGGCCACGGACCCCGTCCCGGAGCGGGCGGACGCGGGGACGGACGCCCCGGAGCGGGCGGACGCGGACGGCGCCCTGTCCGCGCTGCGCCGGCGCCTGCTGGTCTCGGTGACGCTCGCCGTGCCCGTCGTGCTCATGGCCATGGTTCCGGCCCTGCAGTTCGACAACTGGCAGTGGCTCTCCCTCACCCTCGCCGCCCCCGTCGTCGTCTGGGGTGGGCTGCCCTTCCACAGGGCCACCTGGACCAACCTGCGCCACGGTGCCGCGACGATGGACACCCTGGTGTCCGTAGGCACCCTCGCCGCCTTCGGCTGGTCGCTGTGGGCGCTGTTCCTGGGCAGCGCGGGCATGCCGGGCATGCGGCACGGGTTCGCGTTCACCGGGGCCCGCTCCGACCCCTCCTCCACCATCTATCTGGAAGTGGCGGCCGGAGTCGTCACCTTCATCCTCCTGGGCCGCTACCTGGAGGCGCGGGCGAAGCGGACGGCGGGGTCGGCCCTGCGCGCCCTGCTGCACCTGGGCGCGAAGGACGTCGCGGTCCTGCGCCCCGGCCCGGACGGCAGGGAGACCGAGGTGCGGATTCCGGTCGGCGACCTCGTCGTCGGTGACCGCTTCGTCGTGCGGCCGGGCGAGAAGATCGCCACGGACGGCACGGTCCTGGAGGGGTCCTCCGCCGTCGACGCCTCCATGCTCACCGGTGAGTCCGTACCCGTGGACACCACCACCGGAGACCCGGTCACCGGGGCCACCCTCAACACGTCGGGCCGTCTGGTCGTCGAGGCCACCCGCGTCGGCGGCGACACGCAGCTGGCCCGGATGGCGGAGCTCGTCGAGAACGCGCAGAACGGGAAGGCCGCGGCCCAGCGCCTCGCGGACCGGATCTCCGCGGTCTTCGTGCCCGTCGTCCTGCTCATCGCCCTGGCCACCCTGGTCGTGTGGCTGCTCGTCACCGACGACGTCACGGCCTCGTTCACCGCCGCGGTGGCCGTCCTGATCATCGCCTGCCCCTGCGCCCTGGGACTCGCCACCCCCACCGCGCTCATGGTGGGCACCGGACGCGGCGCCCAGCTCGGCATCCTCATCAAGGGGCCCGAGGTGCTGGAGACGACCCGCGCGGCCGACACGATCCTCCTCGACAAGACCGGCACCGTCACCACCGGCCGCATGACCCTGGGACGCGTCCGCACCGTGTCCGGTACGACCGAGGCCGACGTCCTCCGCCTCGCGGGCGCACTCGAACACGCATCCGAGCACCCCGTCGCCCGGGCCGTGGCCACCGGGGCCGCCGCCCGCACGCCGGCGGGCCTCCCCTCCCCCACGGCCTTCACCAACGTCCCCGGACTGGGCGTCCGGGGCACCGTGGAGGGGCACGAGGTCCTGGCCGGCCGTCCGAAGCTGCTCGCGGACGCGGGGATCGCACTCCCGCCCGCCCTGGCCGGCGCCATGACGGACGCGGCGCGCCAGGGCCGGACAGCACTCGTCGTCGCCTGGGACGGCGAGGCACGTGGAGTGCTGGAGGTCGCCGACGCGGTGAAGGAGACCAGCGCCGCCGCCGTCGCGGAGCTGCGGGCGCTGGGCCTGAGGCCCATCCTGCTGACCGGCGACAACCGAGCGGTGGCCGACGCGGTGGCCGAGGCCGTGGGGATCGACGAGGTCTACGCGGAGGTCATGCCCGAGGACAAGGTGGACGTCGTCCGCCGCCTCCAGGCCGAGGGGCGTTCCGTGGCCATGGTCGGCGACGGCGTCAACGACGCGGCGGCCCTTGCGGCCGCCGACCTGGGCCTTTCCATGGGCACCGGCACGGATGCGGCGATCGAGGCGGGCGACCTCACGCTGGTTCGTGGAGATCTCAAGGTGGCGGCTGACGCCATCCGGCTGTCGAGGCGTACTCTGTCGACCATCAGAAGCAACCTCTTCTGGGCCTTCGGCTACAACGTGGCCGCACTGCCTCTTGCTGCGTTCGGGCTGCTCAGTCCCATGATCGCGGGTGCGGCCATGGCGTTTTCGTCGGTGTTCGTCGTGACGAACAGTCTGCGGTTGCGCTCCTTCACATGA
- a CDS encoding heavy-metal-associated domain-containing protein, with protein MTAETQTQTPQTAGSCCSSTGSCHDGAADVQAVGVSTVYEVKGMTCGHCEGAVSEEISGLEGVTSVKAEASTGRVTVTSTAPLAEDAVRAAVDEAGYELVGLA; from the coding sequence ATGACCGCCGAGACCCAGACCCAGACCCCCCAGACCGCCGGCTCCTGCTGCTCGTCCACCGGCTCCTGCCACGACGGGGCGGCCGACGTCCAGGCCGTCGGGGTGTCGACGGTGTACGAGGTGAAGGGCATGACCTGCGGCCACTGCGAAGGGGCCGTCTCCGAGGAGATCTCCGGCCTCGAAGGAGTCACTTCGGTGAAGGCCGAGGCCTCGACCGGACGGGTGACCGTGACCTCCACCGCGCCGCTGGCCGAGGACGCCGTACGCGCCGCCGTCGACGAGGCCGGTTACGAGCTCGTCGGCCTGGCCTGA
- a CDS encoding zinc-dependent alcohol dehydrogenase family protein codes for MRAVVFEEFGQEPRVRDLPDPEPPTAGAVVRVGATGLCRSDWHGWMGHDPDIVLPHVPGHELAGVIEEVGPGVHNWRPGDRVTVPFVCACGRCAACAAGAQQVCERQTQPGFTHWGSFAEFVALEQADVNLVAVPEELSFATAAGLGCRFATAFRAVTGQGRVAPGEWVAVHGCGGAGLSAVMIAVACGARVVAVDVSPHALELARAFGAAACVDASAYPGGADEAVRELTGGGAHLSLDALGSPVTCAASVRSLRRQGRHVQVGLLPPAAGDPLVPMGRVIGLELEILGSHGMAAHDYPPMMDMVRAGTLRPDLLVTSTITLDAAPAALAAMGAAPAAGVTIIEPAQVT; via the coding sequence ATGCGGGCAGTCGTGTTCGAGGAGTTCGGGCAGGAGCCACGGGTGCGGGACCTGCCCGATCCCGAGCCGCCCACCGCAGGCGCAGTGGTCCGGGTCGGGGCCACCGGGCTGTGCCGCAGCGACTGGCACGGCTGGATGGGCCACGACCCGGACATCGTCCTTCCGCACGTGCCCGGCCACGAACTGGCGGGCGTGATCGAGGAGGTGGGGCCCGGCGTGCACAACTGGCGCCCGGGAGACCGGGTCACCGTGCCGTTCGTCTGCGCCTGCGGCCGGTGCGCCGCCTGTGCGGCGGGTGCCCAGCAGGTCTGTGAACGGCAGACCCAGCCCGGCTTCACGCACTGGGGATCCTTCGCCGAGTTCGTGGCCCTGGAACAGGCCGACGTCAATCTGGTGGCGGTCCCCGAGGAACTGTCGTTCGCCACGGCGGCCGGACTCGGATGCCGCTTCGCCACCGCTTTCCGGGCCGTCACCGGCCAGGGGCGGGTCGCGCCTGGGGAGTGGGTCGCCGTGCACGGCTGCGGCGGGGCCGGACTGTCGGCCGTGATGATCGCGGTGGCCTGCGGGGCCCGGGTCGTGGCCGTCGACGTCTCGCCGCACGCCCTCGAACTGGCCCGGGCGTTCGGCGCCGCCGCCTGCGTGGACGCCTCGGCGTACCCGGGCGGCGCGGACGAGGCGGTGCGGGAACTGACCGGTGGCGGTGCGCATCTGTCGCTCGACGCGCTGGGCTCTCCCGTCACCTGTGCCGCATCGGTGCGGAGCCTGCGCAGGCAGGGCCGCCATGTGCAGGTCGGGCTGCTCCCGCCGGCGGCCGGTGACCCCCTGGTGCCCATGGGGCGGGTGATCGGCCTGGAGCTGGAGATCCTCGGCAGCCACGGCATGGCCGCGCACGACTACCCGCCGATGATGGACATGGTGCGGGCCGGCACCCTGCGCCCCGATCTCCTGGTCACCTCCACCATCACCCTGGACGCCGCCCCGGCCGCGCTCGCCGCGATGGGTGCGGCTCCGGCGGCGGGAGTGACGATCATCGAACCCGCGCAGGTGACCTAG
- a CDS encoding AlpA family transcriptional regulator → MTDRRLWSYQDIAAHLQVRPDTVRSYRKHGLLPPPDDVRHGKPYWYVATVLAWIASRPSNRGRRGT, encoded by the coding sequence ATGACGGACAGAAGGCTCTGGTCGTACCAGGACATTGCCGCACACCTGCAGGTCCGGCCCGACACCGTCCGCTCGTACCGCAAGCACGGGCTGCTCCCCCCGCCGGACGACGTCCGGCACGGGAAGCCGTACTGGTACGTGGCCACCGTGCTCGCCTGGATCGCGTCCCGGCCCAGCAACCGGGGCCGTCGAGGGACCTAG
- a CDS encoding sugar phosphate isomerase/epimerase, which translates to MTSSVPSPARIRIGSAPDSWGVWFPDDPQQVPWERFLDEVSEAGYRWIELGPYGYLPTDPVRLADETARRGLTVSAGTVFTGLHHGPDVWDRTWEHVAGIAALTRAMGAEHLVVIPSFWRDDRTGAVLEDRTLTPAQWRDLTAQTERLGHEVRERYGLRIVVHPHADTHIDGEENVSRFLDATDPDLVSLCLDTGHYAYCGGDSVKLIETYGERIGYLHLKQVDPVILADVVANEVPFGQAVARGVMCEPPGGVPALEPVLAAARALGTDLFAVVEQDMYPCPPDKPLPIARRTREFLRICGPARPAA; encoded by the coding sequence ATGACCTCCTCCGTACCCTCTCCGGCCCGCATCCGCATCGGCTCGGCACCCGATTCCTGGGGGGTGTGGTTCCCCGACGACCCGCAGCAGGTGCCCTGGGAGCGCTTCCTCGACGAGGTCTCCGAGGCGGGCTACCGGTGGATCGAGCTCGGCCCGTACGGCTACCTGCCGACCGACCCCGTCCGGCTCGCGGACGAGACCGCCCGCCGTGGCCTCACCGTCTCCGCGGGCACCGTCTTCACCGGATTGCACCACGGCCCGGACGTCTGGGACCGCACCTGGGAGCATGTCGCCGGTATCGCCGCGCTCACCCGCGCGATGGGTGCCGAACACCTGGTGGTCATCCCGTCGTTCTGGCGGGACGACAGGACGGGCGCGGTCCTGGAGGACCGCACGCTCACGCCGGCGCAATGGCGCGACCTGACCGCGCAGACGGAGCGGCTGGGACATGAGGTGCGGGAGAGGTACGGGCTGCGGATCGTCGTGCACCCGCACGCCGACACGCACATCGACGGCGAGGAGAACGTCAGCCGCTTCCTCGACGCGACCGACCCCGATCTGGTCTCCCTCTGCCTCGACACCGGCCACTACGCGTACTGCGGCGGGGACAGCGTGAAGCTCATCGAGACGTACGGCGAACGCATCGGCTATCTGCACCTCAAGCAGGTCGATCCGGTGATCCTGGCCGATGTCGTCGCGAACGAGGTGCCGTTCGGCCAGGCGGTCGCCCGTGGCGTGATGTGCGAGCCGCCGGGCGGCGTGCCCGCGCTGGAGCCGGTGCTGGCCGCCGCGCGCGCTCTGGGCACCGATCTGTTCGCCGTCGTCGAGCAGGACATGTACCCGTGCCCACCGGACAAGCCGCTGCCCATCGCCCGGCGCACCCGCGAGTTCCTCCGCATCTGCGGTCCCGCGCGGCCCGCCGCCTGA
- the iolC gene encoding 5-dehydro-2-deoxygluconokinase: MPEPYDVITMGRIGVDIYPLQTGVPLARVETFGKFLGGSPSNVAVAAARLGRRSAVITRTGRDPFGDYLRQELGAFGVDARWVSAVERSPTPVTFCEIFPPDDFPLYFYRQPKAPDLEIHAGELDLDAVRAARVFWMTGTGLCAEPSRSATLAALRARDAARTAEPGRATVFDLDWRPMFWDEGDHGSVAPARYREALAHATVAVGNVDECEIATGERDPHAAARALLAAGVELAVVKRGPAGVLAVHRDGTSSDVPPLPVDVVNGLGAGDAFGGALCHGLLAGWDTARIMRYANAAGAIVASRLACSSAMPFPHEVEQALHAGAVTAAPAPEATGAAP; encoded by the coding sequence ATGCCTGAGCCGTACGACGTGATCACCATGGGGCGGATCGGGGTCGACATCTACCCGCTGCAGACCGGCGTACCGCTGGCCCGGGTCGAGACCTTCGGCAAGTTCCTCGGCGGCTCGCCGTCCAACGTGGCGGTGGCCGCCGCACGGCTGGGGCGGCGCTCGGCCGTGATCACCCGGACGGGCCGGGACCCCTTCGGCGACTACCTCCGCCAGGAGCTGGGCGCCTTCGGTGTGGACGCCCGCTGGGTGAGCGCCGTGGAGCGGTCCCCCACACCCGTCACCTTCTGCGAGATCTTCCCCCCGGACGACTTCCCGCTCTACTTCTACCGGCAGCCCAAGGCGCCCGACCTGGAGATCCATGCCGGGGAGCTGGACCTGGACGCGGTGCGGGCCGCCCGGGTCTTCTGGATGACCGGCACCGGACTGTGTGCGGAACCCAGCCGCTCCGCGACCCTCGCCGCGCTCCGCGCACGCGACGCGGCGCGGACGGCGGAGCCCGGGCGCGCCACGGTCTTCGACCTCGACTGGCGCCCCATGTTCTGGGACGAGGGGGACCACGGCTCCGTCGCCCCCGCTCGGTACCGCGAAGCGCTCGCCCACGCCACGGTCGCCGTGGGGAACGTCGACGAGTGCGAGATCGCCACCGGGGAACGCGACCCGCACGCCGCCGCCCGCGCCCTGCTGGCCGCCGGGGTCGAGCTCGCCGTCGTCAAACGGGGTCCGGCGGGCGTGCTCGCCGTCCACCGCGACGGCACGAGCTCCGACGTCCCGCCCCTCCCCGTGGACGTCGTCAACGGGCTGGGGGCCGGGGACGCGTTCGGCGGCGCCCTCTGCCACGGGCTGCTCGCCGGCTGGGACACCGCACGCATCATGCGGTACGCCAACGCCGCGGGCGCCATCGTCGCGTCCCGCCTCGCCTGCTCGTCCGCCATGCCGTTCCCGCACGAGGTCGAACAGGCCCTGCACGCCGGTGCCGTCACGGCGGCCCCGGCACCGGAGGCCACCGGAGCCGCCCCGTGA
- a CDS encoding deoxyribose-phosphate aldolase gives MTPPAAAGVADLVRLRAHRPEAVAEAAASRRRRPLLGPTGRLMIIAADHPARGALAVGDDEMAMADRFELLERLCLALSRPGVDGVLAAADVLEDLLLLGALEDKVVIGSMNRGGLAGAAFELDDRFTGHRPEDLARQNFDAGKLLLRIDHGDPASLDTLHTAARTVNAMAAHRLPVFIEPFLCHRTGDGLGTDLGAAAVTTSIAIASGLGGTSAYTWLKVPVTEDPDDMERVLRASTLPAVLLGGEVKGDLDGAYEKWRGALRLPTVQGLVVGRSLLYPADGDVAGAVDTAVGLL, from the coding sequence GTGACCCCGCCCGCCGCGGCCGGCGTCGCCGATCTCGTCCGCCTCCGGGCGCACCGCCCCGAGGCGGTGGCCGAGGCCGCCGCCTCCCGGCGCAGGCGCCCCCTCCTCGGCCCCACCGGACGCCTGATGATCATCGCCGCGGACCACCCGGCCCGTGGCGCCCTCGCCGTCGGCGACGACGAGATGGCCATGGCGGACCGCTTCGAGCTGCTGGAACGCCTCTGTCTCGCCCTGTCCCGCCCCGGTGTCGACGGAGTGCTGGCGGCCGCCGACGTCCTGGAGGACCTGCTGCTCCTCGGCGCCCTGGAGGACAAGGTCGTCATCGGCTCGATGAACCGCGGCGGACTCGCCGGAGCCGCCTTCGAGCTCGACGACCGCTTCACCGGCCACCGCCCAGAGGACCTGGCCCGGCAGAACTTCGACGCGGGCAAGCTGCTGCTGAGGATCGACCACGGTGATCCCGCCTCCCTGGACACCCTGCACACCGCCGCCCGCACCGTGAACGCGATGGCCGCCCACCGGCTGCCCGTCTTCATCGAGCCGTTCCTCTGCCACCGCACGGGCGACGGCCTCGGCACCGACCTGGGAGCCGCCGCCGTCACGACGTCCATCGCCATCGCCTCGGGGCTGGGCGGCACATCCGCGTACACCTGGCTGAAGGTCCCGGTCACGGAGGACCCCGACGACATGGAACGGGTGCTGCGGGCCTCGACCCTGCCCGCCGTCCTGCTGGGCGGCGAGGTCAAGGGCGATCTGGACGGGGCGTACGAGAAGTGGCGCGGGGCGCTGCGACTGCCGAC